A part of Pirellulaceae bacterium genomic DNA contains:
- a CDS encoding DUF1553 domain-containing protein, translated as MIFRCGIVWMWLAGAILLAGQLRAQDADAVGSGLPFGDGSGHEAGEAGVERLRPVELTFDNDIQPLLTRFGCNAGACHGKSRGQNGFALSLLGFDSDFDYSAIVLQARGRRVQFTSPENSLLLRKATGQEPHEGGVRFDVDSPHYEMFHSWIAQGAPRTPETAPRLIRVRVEPPECSLSAGQSQSLTVWAEYSDGSQREVTDATAFDSNDRNIVDVSATGMLQAGDLPGETAVMARYMNHIAVCGITIPLPNPAPPEVYASLPSNGEIDRLVHEKLRLLGILPSDPALPSTLVRRTYLRLIGRLPTADEARQYLADPHPDRQSNLVDALLQRPEYADFWANKWADLLRPNPYRVGMKAVLNMDAWLRRAFRENWPYDQFVTELVTAQGSTWHNGATVLYRDRPQTVEVASSISQLFLGIRLECAKCHHHPFEVWSQDDFYGFAAFFARVGRKGTGLSPPISGSEEMIFSAASGKLVHERTGEVVKPKTLTGDPLELGPDDDPRQLLAAWMTSASNRHFPSVMVNRVWAELMGVGLVDPVDDLRATNPASNQPLLDYLANEFRGQGFDIKQLIRLIATSATFARSSHPSTNNVADTRNFSRYYRQRMRAESLLDAVNDVLGTEEKLAALPPGSRAMQLWTHRTPSLFLDTFGRPDENLDPPYERSYELTTPQILHLMNSKAVHEKISHDEGRLAALAAGLLASQEVVEELYLCFYSRPPNETELSVAMKLFPAETSTSRRQAVEDLAWALLNGPEFYFID; from the coding sequence TTGATATTCAGGTGTGGCATTGTCTGGATGTGGTTGGCTGGGGCAATCTTGCTAGCTGGGCAGTTGCGCGCGCAGGATGCAGATGCGGTGGGGTCTGGTCTACCCTTTGGCGACGGCAGCGGTCATGAGGCTGGGGAGGCTGGTGTAGAACGCTTGAGACCAGTCGAACTGACGTTTGATAATGATATTCAGCCGCTGCTGACACGCTTTGGCTGCAACGCAGGAGCGTGCCACGGTAAGTCGCGTGGCCAAAACGGTTTCGCGCTGTCGTTACTGGGGTTCGACTCGGATTTTGACTATTCAGCTATCGTGCTGCAGGCTCGAGGACGTCGAGTCCAGTTCACATCGCCCGAGAATAGCCTGCTGTTGCGCAAGGCGACTGGCCAGGAGCCCCATGAAGGCGGTGTACGATTTGACGTCGACAGCCCACACTACGAAATGTTTCATAGCTGGATCGCCCAAGGTGCTCCACGCACTCCCGAAACGGCTCCGCGTTTAATTCGTGTGCGCGTCGAGCCACCTGAATGCAGTTTGAGTGCTGGTCAATCACAATCGCTAACCGTGTGGGCCGAGTATTCGGATGGTTCGCAGCGCGAAGTGACGGACGCGACTGCCTTTGATTCAAACGACCGCAATATTGTGGACGTGTCGGCGACCGGGATGTTGCAAGCCGGCGACCTGCCAGGAGAAACGGCAGTGATGGCGCGGTATATGAACCATATTGCAGTTTGCGGTATTACCATCCCACTACCCAATCCTGCGCCGCCAGAAGTCTACGCTTCGCTACCTTCAAATGGCGAGATTGATCGTCTGGTTCACGAAAAACTGCGGCTGTTGGGAATCTTGCCGTCTGACCCCGCTTTGCCATCGACGCTGGTCCGTAGAACTTATTTGCGGCTGATTGGTCGCCTGCCAACGGCCGATGAGGCCCGGCAATACTTGGCGGATCCCCATCCTGATCGACAATCCAACTTGGTCGATGCTTTGTTGCAACGTCCCGAATATGCAGATTTTTGGGCGAACAAATGGGCTGATCTGCTGCGTCCCAACCCGTATCGCGTCGGCATGAAGGCGGTACTGAATATGGACGCCTGGCTGCGCCGCGCGTTTCGTGAGAACTGGCCCTACGATCAGTTTGTCACCGAGCTAGTTACCGCGCAGGGTAGCACCTGGCACAACGGTGCGACGGTATTGTATCGAGATCGACCACAGACTGTCGAAGTCGCGTCGTCGATCAGCCAACTGTTCTTGGGAATTCGCCTGGAGTGTGCCAAGTGTCACCATCATCCATTCGAGGTCTGGAGCCAGGATGATTTTTACGGCTTTGCAGCGTTTTTCGCTCGAGTTGGCCGTAAGGGAACTGGTCTGTCACCGCCCATCTCTGGCAGTGAAGAGATGATCTTCAGCGCAGCCTCGGGCAAGCTGGTGCACGAACGTACAGGCGAAGTTGTCAAACCCAAGACGCTGACCGGTGATCCGTTGGAATTGGGGCCTGACGATGATCCACGGCAATTGCTGGCCGCCTGGATGACCAGCGCGTCAAATCGTCACTTTCCAAGCGTAATGGTCAATCGAGTGTGGGCCGAGCTGATGGGCGTGGGCTTGGTCGATCCGGTGGACGACTTGCGGGCAACCAATCCGGCGTCCAACCAGCCGCTGCTGGATTACTTGGCCAATGAGTTTCGAGGACAAGGCTTCGATATTAAACAACTCATTCGGCTGATAGCCACCTCAGCAACGTTTGCCCGCTCAAGTCACCCCAGTACAAACAACGTCGCGGACACACGCAACTTTTCGCGCTATTATCGCCAGCGAATGCGAGCCGAATCGCTCCTGGACGCAGTCAATGATGTTCTGGGGACAGAAGAAAAGTTGGCTGCTCTGCCGCCCGGTTCGCGAGCCATGCAGCTTTGGACTCACCGTACGCCCAGCCTGTTCTTGGATACCTTCGGTCGTCCAGACGAAAACCTGGACCCTCCTTACGAACGCTCGTATGAGCTGACTACACCTCAGATTTTGCACTTGATGAATTCGAAGGCTGTTCACGAAAAAATCTCGCATGATGAGGGTCGACTTGCGGCCCTGGCTGCTGGATTGCTGGCCAGCCAGGAGGTAGTTGAGGAACTGTACCTGTGCTTCTATAGCCGACCGCCGAACGAAACAGAATTGTCAGTGGCTATGAAACTATTTCCGGCAGAGACATCGACCAGTCGTCGGCAGGCCGTTGAAGATCTCGCCTGGGCGCTGCTCAACGGACCAGAATTCTATTTCATCGACTAG
- a CDS encoding PSD1 domain-containing protein yields the protein MSFCSAVGNCQSPDQLRSTIVGATTSESFVQAGDDPEPAIEKLGFSDNDLEFFERQIRPILVDHCYECHSGTELSGGLSIESRAQMLAGGDSGPAMRLGEPEKSLLVAAISYQHDELKMPPAGKLSDAQIAALTRWITTGAADTRIPSNTGQSPKPLRGMSLDEGRQFWAFQPVANPHLPSVDNPSWLQSPVDAFVLGKLEQRGIVPAPPASRAALIRRVYLNLIGLPPSPVEVDQFVNDPSPGAFADLVEQLLASPQYGVRWGRHWLDVARYADSNGLDENMAYGNAWRYRDYVVAAFNTDKPYNQFVIEQIAGDLLPDANEQSRVATGFLALGAKVLAEPDMEKLVMDTVDEQIDCVGKAFMGLSLGCARCHDHKFDPLTQRDYYALAAIFKGTRTFSGERFGAIKYWYEHSMADPAERERIKSVDARVAAAKSAAASYKSQAMSKIRSQAVLQAADYLMAATQIPLGASLVDVAEVARPLKLHPRILYHCRQHLENQRESEFFAAWHRLRDDGIAVQQHYADLFSRAWAAWEAAQRTEPKVANLSDGQLEQARQELNDPSGMLVVPPQPQYAFDEDTLREYYRLMEEARILESGAEDLSAAMGVADGTPLNWLPIHIRGSHLNLGEPIPRGFPIVMQTSTVQPILPDHQSGRLELAQWLASTTHPLTARVIVNRIWGWHFGRPLVNTTENFGALGGRPTHPELLDWLARSFMQSGWSIKQLHRLILNSSTYQMDSQHPQAAQAEAHDPANDLLWKFRIQRLDAEQLRDSLLSASGLMDAGIGGKSVPLRNHQFVFDHTSIDHTRYDSPRRTLYLPIIRNNLYTLLEQFDFPDPTMPTGWRQTTTVAPQSLWILNADLVMDAASQLARQITHDYSDTDQRINEMYVRLLARLPGQSERQRCTSFLAQAKVAIDSRVLESQSSPEFIAWSLLAQGLMATNDFLYVR from the coding sequence GTGAGTTTCTGTTCGGCGGTCGGCAACTGCCAGTCGCCGGATCAGCTGAGATCGACAATTGTCGGAGCAACAACTTCTGAATCATTTGTTCAAGCCGGCGACGATCCGGAGCCCGCAATTGAGAAGTTAGGCTTTAGCGACAACGACCTGGAGTTCTTTGAAAGGCAGATTCGGCCAATTTTGGTCGATCACTGCTACGAATGTCATTCGGGCACGGAGCTGAGCGGAGGTCTGTCGATTGAGTCCCGTGCGCAAATGCTGGCCGGTGGTGATTCGGGACCGGCGATGCGCCTGGGCGAGCCAGAGAAGAGTCTGTTGGTTGCTGCGATCAGCTACCAGCATGATGAGTTAAAAATGCCGCCCGCCGGAAAGCTGTCGGATGCTCAAATCGCGGCTTTAACTCGTTGGATTACAACGGGGGCTGCGGATACCAGAATCCCCTCCAATACAGGCCAATCCCCTAAACCGCTCAGGGGAATGAGCCTAGACGAGGGCCGACAATTCTGGGCATTCCAACCGGTTGCTAATCCGCACTTGCCAAGCGTTGACAATCCGTCATGGCTGCAATCGCCCGTCGATGCGTTTGTGCTCGGCAAACTTGAGCAGCGGGGGATCGTGCCAGCACCACCAGCCAGTCGGGCAGCGCTGATTCGTCGCGTCTACCTGAATTTGATTGGCCTACCACCCTCGCCGGTGGAAGTCGATCAGTTTGTCAACGATCCCTCGCCCGGTGCATTTGCGGACCTAGTGGAACAGTTGCTGGCCTCGCCGCAGTACGGCGTACGATGGGGAAGGCATTGGTTGGATGTGGCGCGCTACGCGGACTCCAATGGCTTGGATGAAAATATGGCGTATGGAAATGCGTGGCGGTATCGCGACTATGTGGTTGCAGCGTTTAATACTGACAAACCCTACAACCAGTTTGTGATCGAACAAATCGCTGGTGATCTGTTGCCGGATGCGAACGAGCAGTCGCGCGTGGCCACCGGCTTTTTGGCGTTGGGGGCCAAGGTGCTGGCCGAACCGGATATGGAAAAGCTGGTGATGGACACGGTTGACGAGCAGATCGACTGTGTTGGCAAGGCGTTTATGGGCTTGTCGCTGGGCTGCGCCCGTTGTCACGATCACAAATTCGACCCGCTCACACAACGCGACTACTACGCCTTGGCAGCGATCTTCAAAGGTACTCGCACATTTTCCGGCGAGCGATTTGGCGCCATCAAGTACTGGTACGAACACTCGATGGCCGACCCGGCCGAACGTGAACGCATCAAAAGCGTTGACGCGCGGGTGGCTGCCGCCAAGAGCGCAGCAGCCAGCTACAAGTCGCAGGCGATGTCAAAGATTCGCAGCCAGGCCGTATTGCAGGCAGCCGACTATTTGATGGCGGCTACTCAAATCCCGCTGGGTGCGTCGCTGGTGGATGTTGCCGAGGTAGCCCGGCCACTGAAATTGCATCCGCGGATTCTATACCACTGCCGTCAGCACTTGGAGAATCAGCGCGAATCGGAGTTTTTTGCCGCTTGGCATAGGTTGCGGGACGACGGAATTGCCGTGCAACAACATTATGCCGATCTGTTTAGTCGCGCTTGGGCTGCATGGGAGGCTGCACAGCGAACCGAGCCCAAGGTTGCCAATCTGAGCGATGGACAACTGGAGCAGGCTCGCCAGGAACTGAACGATCCTTCGGGCATGCTGGTCGTTCCTCCGCAACCGCAATATGCGTTTGACGAAGATACACTGCGCGAGTATTACCGGCTGATGGAGGAAGCTCGAATCCTGGAAAGTGGTGCTGAAGACTTGTCGGCGGCGATGGGTGTGGCCGATGGCACGCCTCTCAACTGGTTGCCGATTCACATTCGCGGCAGCCATTTGAACTTGGGTGAGCCGATACCGCGTGGATTTCCGATCGTCATGCAGACTTCAACAGTCCAGCCTATCTTGCCAGATCATCAGAGCGGGCGATTGGAATTGGCTCAATGGCTGGCCAGTACCACACATCCGCTTACGGCGCGGGTGATCGTCAACCGCATTTGGGGCTGGCATTTTGGCCGGCCATTGGTGAATACGACCGAAAACTTTGGTGCACTGGGGGGCCGACCCACGCATCCTGAGTTGCTGGATTGGCTAGCGCGCAGTTTTATGCAGTCGGGCTGGTCGATCAAACAGTTACATCGCCTGATTCTGAACTCGAGTACCTACCAGATGGACTCGCAACATCCGCAGGCTGCGCAGGCCGAGGCGCATGATCCTGCCAACGACCTATTGTGGAAATTCCGCATACAGCGGCTGGATGCTGAGCAGTTGCGAGACAGTTTACTGTCTGCCAGCGGCCTGATGGATGCTGGTATTGGCGGCAAATCGGTGCCGTTGCGAAATCACCAATTCGTATTCGACCATACTTCAATTGATCACACGCGTTACGACAGTCCTCGACGCACGCTGTATCTGCCGATCATTCGCAACAATCTGTACACGCTGTTGGAGCAGTTCGATTTTCCTGATCCGACGATGCCGACCGGCTGGCGGCAGACTACAACCGTCGCGCCGCAGTCCTTGTGGATACTCAATGCCGATCTGGTCATGGATGCTGCCAGTCAATTGGCCCGGCAGATCACGCACGATTACTCGGACACCGATCAGCGTATTAACGAGATGTACGTTCGCCTTTTGGCCCGACTGCCTGGACAATCCGAGCGTCAGCGCTGCACCAGTTTTTTGGCTCAGGCCAAAGTTGCGATTGATTCCAGAGTGCTTGAGAGTCAATCGTCGCCCGAGTTCATCGCCTGGTCGCTGTTGGCTCAGGGCCTGATGGCCACCAACGACTTTCTGTATGTGAGGTAA
- a CDS encoding DUF1501 domain-containing protein: protein MHDHQLDCAACSAGASQRQSLELSRRSMLLQTTAVGFGSVALRALLGMSTTPTVAHAADTAADPTVGLSPLSAKQPHFVARAKRIIFLFMKGGPSHVDTFDPKPLLDRDHGQPPPFALPRVTFAAQGNLLKSPWHFRQYGESGLPVSDLFPKVAQHVDSICVLRSVHGTNPAHGGALLKLHTGSDQFVRPSMGAWVVYGLGTENDNLPAFVTICPTLAHGGVNNWGAAFLPAYCQGTPIGNASQSSLTAQVRHIRNPRFETQIQRQQIDLVGGLNSDHLAGISSAADRAALEGRLQSYELAFRMQASMPEAQDLSQETALTHRLYGTDDPITADFGRQCLMARRFLERGVRFVQVTHSDSEVQWDQHSNLYQGHTKNAAEVDKPIAGLLADLKQRGLLHDTLVLWGGEFGRTPTSEGGNGRDHNPHGFTMWMAGGGVRGGMAYGATDDYGYYAVENKMHINDLHATLLHLLGLDHQRLTFPYAGRDFRLTDVAGQVATGILA from the coding sequence ATGCACGACCACCAACTCGATTGCGCAGCTTGCAGTGCTGGGGCCAGCCAGCGTCAGTCGTTGGAGCTGAGTCGCCGCAGCATGTTGCTTCAGACCACTGCGGTTGGGTTCGGGAGTGTGGCGCTGCGAGCTCTACTGGGAATGAGCACTACGCCGACAGTGGCCCATGCAGCCGATACAGCGGCTGACCCAACTGTGGGTCTATCCCCACTGTCCGCCAAGCAACCGCATTTCGTAGCGCGGGCCAAGCGGATTATTTTTTTGTTTATGAAGGGTGGGCCGTCACACGTTGATACGTTTGATCCCAAGCCGCTGCTGGATCGCGATCATGGTCAGCCGCCACCGTTTGCACTGCCGCGCGTGACATTTGCGGCACAGGGCAATCTTCTAAAATCTCCCTGGCATTTTCGACAATACGGTGAGAGCGGCTTGCCGGTGAGCGATCTATTTCCCAAGGTCGCCCAGCATGTAGACAGTATCTGCGTGTTGCGATCGGTACATGGCACCAATCCGGCACATGGCGGAGCGCTGCTGAAACTGCATACTGGTAGCGACCAATTTGTGCGGCCCAGCATGGGCGCTTGGGTGGTTTACGGCTTGGGGACCGAGAATGACAATCTGCCTGCTTTCGTGACCATTTGCCCCACGTTAGCACACGGCGGAGTGAACAATTGGGGGGCCGCCTTCTTGCCGGCCTATTGCCAGGGCACACCCATTGGTAACGCCAGCCAATCGTCGCTGACAGCTCAGGTACGCCACATTCGCAATCCGCGATTCGAGACGCAGATACAACGGCAGCAGATCGACCTTGTAGGTGGATTAAATTCGGACCACTTAGCAGGAATCAGCAGTGCGGCCGATCGTGCGGCGTTAGAAGGTCGCTTGCAATCGTACGAGTTGGCCTTTCGGATGCAAGCCTCGATGCCGGAGGCTCAAGATTTATCACAAGAGACGGCGCTCACACATCGACTGTACGGCACCGATGACCCGATCACAGCCGACTTTGGCCGCCAGTGCTTGATGGCTCGGCGCTTCTTGGAGCGCGGAGTTAGATTTGTGCAGGTGACGCATTCCGATAGCGAAGTCCAATGGGACCAGCATTCGAATCTCTATCAGGGCCACACTAAGAACGCCGCTGAAGTTGATAAGCCGATCGCCGGGTTGCTGGCTGACCTAAAACAGCGCGGACTGTTGCACGATACGTTGGTGTTGTGGGGCGGCGAATTCGGCCGCACGCCAACCTCTGAAGGAGGTAACGGTCGCGATCACAATCCGCACGGATTTACGATGTGGATGGCCGGGGGCGGCGTACGCGGCGGCATGGCCTATGGCGCGACTGACGACTACGGTTATTACGCGGTCGAAAATAAAATGCACATCAACGACCTCCACGCCACGCTGCTGCATCTGCTGGGACTGGACCATCAGCGATTGACGTTTCCATACGCCGGCCGCGATTTTCGGCTGACCGACGTGGCCGGCCAAGTCGCAACAGGGATTCTGGCCTAA
- a CDS encoding efflux RND transporter permease subunit, translating to MLPSVLRFVVRERLVVLLLAGGLIAAGYHSTRVVPVDAIPNVGENQVIVFADWPGRSPRDVEDQVTYPLSVALLSVPGAESVRGKSMFGFSFVQVTFTDDTEFYWARTRVLERLGGVASLLPDGVTPMLGPDATALGQILYYTLQPPDAGMDLAELRSLQDYVVKLELQAIDGVSEVASIGGFVRQYQIEVDPDRLRFHETPLAELVDAVRDSNIDVGAKTVESGGMEFVIRGRGFLGSGSPAETVPDIEDTVVMSRSGVPVRVRDLGNVQMGPEFRRGALDLNGAEAVGGIIVMRFGENPRHVIDAVKERMASLEPSLGGVTFRVVYDRTQLINETIATLTEALQAEIIITVVVVLLFLLHIRASIVVAVTLPIAVLMTFVAMRVFGIDANIMSLAGIAISIGEIIDLSIIVSENIYRHLADWEAEGAPGGQRRRQAIIVEATHEVAPAVMTAISTTIVSFLPVFFLVGRDYRLFAPLAYTKSFAMVAALIVAVLLVPMLARLLLRSKPISRFTSLVVGSGLAVIFAALAGVVWFEAIGHWIALSRVWLTLLAGLVGFAVGYMLGRERLRPIEENPVSQLIHWIYEPLLRLLLVHKLSFLTVPAAVVLLGIGAWIGLPTILRPLERSVAYLGTDLNELPGYVEAKHLFTGLETDDWIALDEGTWFYMPVLYPGASLSQALEVLQTQGALIKQIPEVADVLGKIGRAESALDPAPAAMIETYVMLLPKGQWRPGTTERMIWDEINNVATLPGVTRASPLQPIEGRVVMLQSGIRASMAIRIYGDDLSQLAQVSLAVRDHLRRLPQVHAETVNPDIVLGKPYVEFEINREAAARFGMSVTSVNEIVEVALGGLNVTRTVHGRERYPIQVRYQRDLRDEIEQLERIPVVTPKGETVPLGQLTHMTTTWGPDEISSENARLVAYVMFSPSGSMGSLETATSVQQSLREAMLLPHGEHGRLDLPDGYFIEPVGSFREQLASNRRLMLIIPVVILINFLLIYFQFRRLSIALIIFAAIPVAFGGGMILVALAGVKMNTAIWVGFIAVFGLAVDDGLVMATYLDQVFRRRRFDSISQIRDAVVDAGLKRIRPCLMTSFTTFAALTPVLLATGRGADVAKAMALPVFGGTLFVLITLFVVPVLFSLLMESKMRMNMHDDYWAGEEHIENADN from the coding sequence ATGCTACCATCCGTGCTGCGTTTTGTCGTTCGCGAACGTCTTGTCGTGCTGCTGCTGGCTGGTGGGCTAATCGCAGCCGGTTACCATTCGACCCGAGTCGTTCCGGTGGACGCGATCCCGAACGTTGGTGAGAACCAAGTCATTGTTTTTGCTGATTGGCCGGGTCGCTCTCCGCGTGACGTCGAAGACCAAGTCACCTATCCGCTATCGGTGGCCTTATTATCAGTACCTGGGGCCGAAAGCGTGCGCGGTAAGAGCATGTTCGGATTTAGTTTTGTCCAGGTGACCTTCACTGACGACACTGAGTTTTACTGGGCGCGGACACGCGTGCTGGAGCGACTGGGTGGCGTGGCTTCACTGTTGCCCGATGGTGTGACCCCGATGCTGGGCCCTGACGCTACTGCGCTCGGCCAGATACTTTACTACACGCTGCAACCGCCAGACGCTGGGATGGATCTGGCCGAATTGCGATCGTTGCAGGACTATGTCGTCAAGTTGGAGTTGCAAGCCATTGATGGAGTCAGTGAAGTCGCCAGCATCGGGGGATTTGTACGTCAGTATCAGATCGAAGTTGATCCAGATCGGTTGCGCTTCCATGAAACTCCTCTGGCAGAATTGGTCGACGCCGTTCGTGATTCCAACATTGACGTCGGTGCCAAGACCGTTGAGAGTGGTGGAATGGAGTTTGTCATCCGCGGCCGGGGATTCCTGGGCAGTGGTTCGCCCGCAGAGACGGTGCCTGACATCGAAGATACGGTCGTCATGTCACGTAGTGGCGTACCAGTTCGCGTTCGCGACTTAGGCAATGTTCAAATGGGGCCCGAGTTCCGACGTGGTGCGCTCGACCTCAATGGCGCTGAGGCGGTCGGCGGCATCATCGTGATGCGATTCGGCGAAAACCCGCGACACGTCATTGACGCGGTGAAGGAACGGATGGCCTCGTTGGAACCAAGCCTAGGTGGCGTGACCTTTCGAGTGGTCTATGATCGCACGCAACTGATCAATGAGACGATTGCTACTCTCACCGAGGCGCTCCAAGCAGAGATCATCATCACTGTTGTGGTTGTGTTGCTGTTTCTGCTGCATATCCGTGCTAGCATCGTCGTGGCAGTGACACTTCCGATCGCTGTGTTAATGACCTTTGTCGCGATGCGAGTTTTTGGTATCGACGCTAATATCATGTCACTGGCGGGAATCGCCATCTCAATCGGCGAGATCATCGACCTGTCGATTATTGTGTCGGAGAATATCTATCGTCATCTGGCCGATTGGGAGGCTGAAGGGGCTCCCGGCGGTCAACGGCGAAGACAAGCGATCATCGTTGAGGCAACGCATGAGGTAGCGCCAGCGGTAATGACGGCCATCTCCACGACCATCGTCAGCTTTCTGCCGGTCTTTTTTTTGGTTGGTCGCGACTACCGTTTGTTCGCACCGCTGGCCTACACAAAGTCATTTGCCATGGTCGCGGCCTTGATCGTTGCAGTGCTACTGGTGCCGATGTTAGCCCGACTATTGTTGCGATCCAAGCCAATATCGCGTTTTACATCTTTAGTCGTGGGGAGCGGACTGGCAGTGATCTTTGCCGCTCTGGCTGGTGTAGTTTGGTTCGAGGCGATTGGCCACTGGATCGCCCTATCGCGAGTGTGGTTAACGCTGTTAGCTGGACTGGTTGGATTCGCGGTTGGGTACATGCTCGGGCGAGAACGCTTGCGCCCCATTGAAGAAAACCCGGTCAGTCAGTTGATCCACTGGATTTATGAACCGCTGCTTCGACTTTTGTTAGTACACAAGCTAAGCTTTCTGACTGTGCCTGCTGCAGTAGTCTTGCTGGGAATTGGAGCCTGGATCGGATTGCCGACGATTCTGAGACCGCTCGAACGCAGTGTGGCTTATCTTGGTACAGACCTCAATGAATTGCCAGGTTATGTTGAGGCCAAACATCTGTTTACCGGACTAGAGACTGACGACTGGATCGCGCTGGACGAGGGTACTTGGTTCTATATGCCAGTACTTTATCCCGGTGCCAGTCTTTCACAAGCGCTCGAGGTACTGCAAACCCAGGGGGCTCTCATCAAGCAAATTCCGGAGGTGGCGGATGTCTTGGGCAAGATAGGCCGCGCCGAATCGGCTCTCGATCCCGCCCCAGCCGCGATGATCGAAACCTACGTCATGCTATTGCCCAAGGGGCAGTGGCGTCCTGGGACCACAGAAAGGATGATCTGGGACGAGATCAATAACGTAGCCACGTTGCCTGGCGTGACTCGCGCATCGCCTCTACAACCGATCGAGGGGCGAGTCGTCATGCTGCAATCCGGAATTCGCGCCTCGATGGCGATTCGAATCTATGGCGATGATCTATCGCAGCTGGCTCAAGTTTCCTTGGCGGTTCGCGACCATCTGCGGCGATTGCCCCAGGTTCATGCCGAGACCGTCAACCCCGACATCGTCCTAGGCAAGCCCTATGTCGAGTTTGAGATCAATCGTGAAGCTGCGGCACGATTCGGAATGTCGGTGACCAGCGTCAACGAGATTGTAGAGGTGGCCCTGGGTGGCCTAAACGTCACCCGCACGGTTCATGGGCGTGAGCGATATCCCATCCAAGTACGCTATCAACGCGATTTGCGTGATGAGATCGAGCAACTTGAGAGAATTCCAGTTGTCACTCCCAAAGGCGAGACGGTACCGCTAGGACAATTGACGCACATGACCACCACTTGGGGCCCGGACGAGATCAGTAGCGAGAACGCACGTTTAGTAGCCTATGTAATGTTTTCGCCCTCGGGTTCAATGGGCTCACTGGAAACCGCGACTTCAGTGCAACAGTCGCTGCGCGAGGCCATGCTGTTACCGCACGGAGAGCATGGTCGACTCGATTTGCCAGATGGGTATTTCATAGAACCGGTGGGATCATTTCGAGAACAACTCGCATCCAATCGGCGTCTGATGTTGATCATCCCAGTCGTAATTTTGATCAACTTCCTCTTGATCTACTTTCAATTTCGCAGGCTGTCGATTGCATTAATCATCTTCGCTGCGATTCCTGTTGCTTTCGGCGGTGGCATGATTTTGGTCGCCCTGGCGGGAGTGAAAATGAACACTGCAATCTGGGTTGGCTTTATCGCCGTATTTGGGCTGGCCGTCGATGACGGACTGGTGATGGCGACTTATCTTGACCAGGTCTTTCGTCGTCGCCGGTTCGACTCGATCTCTCAGATCCGCGATGCGGTAGTCGATGCAGGTCTAAAACGCATTCGCCCCTGCCTGATGACCTCTTTCACCACCTTCGCCGCATTGACACCGGTACTATTAGCGACTGGCCGAGGGGCCGATGTTGCCAAGGCAATGGCTTTACCAGTTTTCGGAGGCACGCTGTTCGTGCTGATCACGCTGTTCGTCGTTCCGGTACTCTTCAGCCTCTTGATGGAATCTAAAATGCGAATGAACATGCACGACGATTACTGGGCGGGTGAAGAACATATCGAAAATGCGGACAATTGA